Genomic window (Psychromonas sp. L1A2):
CTAAGCATAGGTGACAGTGATGCTATTTATTACAATGCATTATTTGATGTCGACAACCCTGAACAGCTATTACGTATTGGCATGACTGCTCAAGTATCTATTATTCTAGAAAGTGCGGAAGATGCATTGCAAGTTCCTTCTCAAGTGCTTATAGCTAAATCAAGCGGAGCAACAAACCAAGCAAATAGTTATCAAGTGCCAGTCAAAGTAGATAATAAAGTCGAGTACCGAGATGTTGAAGTTGGCATCAATAACAGTGTTAATGCACAAATATTATCAGGACTTGAGGAAGGTGACGAAATTATTATCGGCCAATCTTCTGCAAATCAAACCACTACCTCTAGCCGTCAGGCGGGTGGCCATCAAAACCTAGCGGGGCTTTAATCTATGAGTGAAGTGCTACTTGAAATTGCAGGTGTCAGCCGAACATTTAGCGCTGGAGAACAAGATCTTACCGTGTTAAATAACGTGAGTTTAAAAGTTCACAGAGGCGAAATGATCGCTATTGTTGGCGCATCCGGTTCAGGCAAGTCAACCTTAATGAATATTTTAGGCTGTTTGGACAAGCCTTCGGCAGGCCAGTATCTGATTAATGGTCAAGATACTTCTAAAATGGATGAAGACCAATTAGCAGCACTGCGCCGCGAATATTTTGGTTTTATATTTCAGCGTTATCATCTACTGGGAGATCTTTCCGCCGTCGCGAATGTAGAAGTACCAGCGTTATATGCCAGTGAAGATAAAGCAACTCGTCGAGCAAAAGCTGAAGCATTGCTGACTCGATTAGGGTTGAGTGACAGGCTTGATCACAAACCAAGCCAATTAAGTGGTGGTCAGCAGCAACGGGTCAGTGTTGCACGCGCACTAGTCAATGGTGGCGACGTTATTTTAGCAGATGAACCAACAGGTGCACTTGATAGTAGCAGCGGCGAAGAAATGATGAAGCTGTTACAAGAATTACATAAAGACGGCCATACCATTATCTTAGTGACCCATGACTTACAGGTTGCGAAGTTTGCTGATCGTATTATTGAGATAAAAGACGGTGAAATAAAAAGTGACACAGTCACTAACCCAAAAACGGAAACAGTTAATGCCGTCGAATTTAAAAAAGAGAAAAAGGCGACTATCCCGAAAAACAGTTTATTTGATTGGACACGTTATCTTGAAGCGCTAAAAATGGCATTGATTGCCATGTCTAGTCATAAGCTTCGTACGTTTCTAACCATGCTTGGTATTATTATTGGTATCGCATCCGTTGTTTCCGTTGTCGCACTGGGTAACGGTTCCCAACAAGCGGTTCTGGAAAATATGGCATCAATGGGCACCAACACTATTGAAATTAAACCCGGTAATGGGCTGGGTGATCGCCGTTCTGGTCGAATACGCACGTTAACAGCCAGTGATGCAGAGATTCTCAAAACATTACCATTTGTTGATAGTGTTACACCAACAGTGAGAGCGGATGTGGCGATTCGCTATAGCAACCAAGCCGTCACCGGTGAAGTACAAGGTGTAGGGGCAGAGTATTTTAGAGTACGCGGTTACACTTTAGCGCAAGGCCAATATTTTAATGAAAATAGCGTTGATGAACTCGCTCAAGTAGCCGTCATCGACTCAAACACTGTAACCTCTTTATTCCCGAAAGAATCACCACTCGGTAAAGTGATATTTCTCGGTCAACTACCCGTACGAGTGATTGGCGTGACAGAACCAAGAGAAAGTGCCTTTGGCAACACTGACGCATTAAATGTATGGATCCCTTACACCACTGTATCAGCACGTATTTTTAGACAAAATGATGTTAATGATATTACTGTACGAATTAATGATAGCGTGTCTAGCACCGCTGCTGAACAGGGTATTATTAAGCTAATTAAAATGCGTCACGGTGTTGAAGACTTTTTTACCGTAAACACAGATACTATTCGAGCAAATATTGAAAAAACGTCAGCGACTATGACCATGCTTATTTCAACCATAGCGTTTATCTCTCTTATTGTGGGGGGCATTGGTGTCATGAATATTATGTTAGTGTCAGTAACTGAACGTACCCGTGAAATAGGTATTCGAATGGCAGTAGGTGCTCGTAAGCATGAT
Coding sequences:
- a CDS encoding MacB family efflux pump subunit, which produces MSEVLLEIAGVSRTFSAGEQDLTVLNNVSLKVHRGEMIAIVGASGSGKSTLMNILGCLDKPSAGQYLINGQDTSKMDEDQLAALRREYFGFIFQRYHLLGDLSAVANVEVPALYASEDKATRRAKAEALLTRLGLSDRLDHKPSQLSGGQQQRVSVARALVNGGDVILADEPTGALDSSSGEEMMKLLQELHKDGHTIILVTHDLQVAKFADRIIEIKDGEIKSDTVTNPKTETVNAVEFKKEKKATIPKNSLFDWTRYLEALKMALIAMSSHKLRTFLTMLGIIIGIASVVSVVALGNGSQQAVLENMASMGTNTIEIKPGNGLGDRRSGRIRTLTASDAEILKTLPFVDSVTPTVRADVAIRYSNQAVTGEVQGVGAEYFRVRGYTLAQGQYFNENSVDELAQVAVIDSNTVTSLFPKESPLGKVIFLGQLPVRVIGVTEPRESAFGNTDALNVWIPYTTVSARIFRQNDVNDITVRINDSVSSTAAEQGIIKLIKMRHGVEDFFTVNTDTIRANIEKTSATMTMLISTIAFISLIVGGIGVMNIMLVSVTERTREIGIRMAVGARKHDILRQFLIEAVLVCICGGILGISLAFLIGLIFASSSSDFQMLYSTNSIITAFACSTLIGVLFGYLPARNAAKLNPVEALSRD